The genomic stretch TTTCCCTCTGTTACAAGAAAGGCATGTTCCGGATAGGGGTTACTCCTTCAGCTTTGATCTGAGTATGCAGAAGGCCACAGCCACCTTACAACTTATGTGAACATaagcaataaatgaaattttgCTGTTGTAAGCCACAGAGATTGTGGAGTTGTTTATTATTGCACCACAGTGTAGCCAGGTGATAAAGAAAGCCATGTCGGTTCCATATACTAAATTTGTTCCACTGATAAAGTACTATATTTGTTCAGAAGCATAATAATGGCTGGATAAATCAAAAGGCATTGATCATTCTACCCATGCCTCTCTTGGCTCCCAGTTCACCAGGCCACCTTACCACGCCCCATCACCTTGAGAAAAGCCACCTTGATGTCCTTGTTCCTCAGACTGTAGACCACAGGGTTAAGCAGAGCAGTGAGGACATTGTAAAGGAAAGAGATCTGCTTGTCACGCTCAGGGGAATAGCTGGAGTTGGGTCTCATGTAGATGTAGGTACCTGGAGCATAGAAGAAAGTGACCACAGTCAAGTGAGAagcacaggtggagaaggctttgcaGCGACCCTGGGTAGTTTTGATCTTGAGAATGGCCAGGCCAATATGTATGTAGGAGACCAGAATCAGGGAAACTGGGGCAACAATCACAAAGATACTGATGACCAGGTCCACCATCTCGATGAGGTGGGTGTCCATGCAAGCCAAGCTCCGTACTGAGGGGCCTTCACAGAAGTAGTGGTTGATGATGTTGGGCCCACAGTAGGGCAGCCTCATGGTGAGGAAGGTGTggatcagagagaaaaagaaaccaaaggcCCAGTTCCCAGCTGCCAGTTGCATGCACAGGTCCCAGGTAAGGATAATAGTATAACGCAGTGGGTAGCAAATGGCCACATATCGGTCATAGGCCATGACCACAAAGAAGGTGCACTCAGTCATGCCCAGGGCACAAAACACATACATCtgcagccaacagccagcaaagGAGATGGTTTTGGAGACAGCAAGAAGGTGCACCAGCATTTGGGGTATAGTGGTCGTGACATAGGCCATGTCCAGCAGGGAGAGAAtgcagaggaagaagtacatgggagtgTGGAGATGTGAGTCCAGGCAGATCAGGGTGATGATGAGCCCATTTCCAAGAACTGAGCTCAGGTAGAGAAGAAGGAAGACAATGAAGAGGATCCTGTTGGTTGCTGGATCACTGGAGAGGCCAAGGAGGATAAATTGAGAAACCCAGCtttggttctgcccttgaagcaTCCACCTGGTGAGGCCTATAAGAAAATCACACTCATATAAATGTCATCTAAAGTGTCATAGCCTTGCAAGAATGTCAAATCTTGGGGTAAATTGGATTGAATTTTAATTCTGGCACCACTACTCATCTTCTGTGCAATcttgaacaaattacttaacttctcagtctcctcatccATAAAGTGCGGCTAATAATACCCACCAGTGGTAGGTTGAGTTACACACATCAACAAAGATGTGCTTAATGTTAATCCTaagggtatgaactcatttgtgaataggctcTTCTAAGACATTATTTAGGTGTGGCATAACTGAGTAGAGTAGGCCTTCAACTGTATGACAGGAGTTCTTATAAAgacaggaaattcagacacagccaaaggaaccagaaaatgaaagtcagcagaaaccagaacaGGCACAGGAGGAGATCCAGGATATCActatgtgatgggaggcagagatgcagccCAAGGGACACCAAAGAGTGGGGTAAGCTAGCACCAGACCTCTGAagacttggggagaaagcatggccttgctgacttGTTGATTTGGAACTTCTACcctccaaaaccatgaaacaataaGTGCTTGctgttaagccaaaccattgtatggtatttgtcacagtAGCCTGGCAAACAAAGACACCACATATTAGAGTTTTATGAGGAATAAAGGTGATATATGTGAAGCACCTAACATAATACTTGGAAAAATTGAATAAAGGTTAAAGTTTCATGTGCAACCTACTCACTCTCACCACACCTCAGTATACAAATTGGCCACTTACATGACTAGCAACAATCCATTTAAAACAATCATATCAGCTTCAACCCCAAAACCCCTTAGAGATGGAAGCTCCCAGTactatttgtctttatgtgtcaaGACAAATGGCTACATGCCTCTCCTGTTCATAAAAATACATTGCTAAGACATGTTGCTCTCCTAATGAGCCTTGGGGAGGCTTCATTATTCTTCTTAACATGCCACAATAGTCAACTTCTACCTGTTGAGATGAACTGGTACTCAAAATGAACATCTAACTACTCCAAATTCAATTATTTCCTCtaaccattttacagatatgaaaaTCAAAGAATGTATTTTTCAGGGCTTATCAATAGGAATATCCATTTACATGGCCCTCGCTATCTTGCCAGATCCACAGTAGATCCCCATCAGGCATATGTCAGTCATAAATCCTAGGGCCATGGAAGAGCAGAGACTTACGTCATTTAATTCTACTACACTCTACCTCTCCTCACTCCTTCCATCTGCCAATCTCCTACTTCTTCCCCTTATTTAATAAAGATGTTGGCACCTGCCATCCAGTGTTTCTTTTAGTCCCAAGACTtgccattttccaaaataatttcaatGCTCATGTGGATGACTGATCATCTCACATCCTGgattctcattttcttcacctCTTCAATTCTAATGACCTTCATTTCCACATCCCTTTGTCCTCCTTCTCCCAGGGTTACACCCTGGACCTTGCCATCAACTGGAACTGTTTATGCCTCTGAATTCACTACTTCATTCATCTCACTTTCTGACTAAATATTTGTATAGCTCCAGGCTTATCCCTTCATTACTTCCACTATACTTATTCTTCTTAATTATATTGTACCTACATGGGACTTAGAGTAGAGTTAACTTTATTTGATGATTTATGACACCATCATCTTCGATCCATGCtagattcttttttatatttttcatttaactttcatCCTCAATCACTACTCTCATTACTCCCCCAAAGAGAACCACTCTACTAATGTCTTTGGTATATGTCCTTGGATACATGTATTCTTGTAGagagtttttaatatatatttattttaatttccttaaatgGTTGTGTGCAATAAATCTCACTCTGTTCTCATTTTTATATGGAATACCATTTTAAGGATCTATTAATGTTGCTGTCCATACTTCTAATTCAGTACCATAACtcaatttattcatattttacttcattttctatgaagagttttaaaatttgcCCTGTAAAAGTTTTGTTCATTATTTGTTGGGTTAATTACAATATATGAATCACCTTTGTGGTTATTGTGAATAGCATcttattttcaatatatattttagtaAGTTATTGCTGATTTAGAAAAATACTATTGATTTTTATGTTACCGTGATTAGCAAAACAATAAATGTTCTTATTAAATCTAATAATCTATTGTATTATCCATGTAGATCTTCTGAAAGTAGTGAtttttcttataatcctttatcagctatatttttttgtcttgtattATTGCATGAGCCAGGAATTCTGA from Choloepus didactylus isolate mChoDid1 chromosome 2, mChoDid1.pri, whole genome shotgun sequence encodes the following:
- the LOC119519630 gene encoding olfactory receptor 2D3-like, which encodes MLQGQNQSWVSQFILLGLSSDPATNRILFIVFLLLYLSSVLGNGLIITLICLDSHLHTPMYFFLCILSLLDMAYVTTTIPQMLVHLLAVSKTISFAGCWLQMYVFCALGMTECTFFVVMAYDRYVAICYPLRYTIILTWDLCMQLAAGNWAFGFFFSLIHTFLTMRLPYCGPNIINHYFCEGPSVRSLACMDTHLIEMVDLVISIFVIVAPVSLILVSYIHIGLAILKIKTTQGRCKAFSTCASHLTVVTFFYAPGTYIYMRPNSSYSPERDKQISFLYNVLTALLNPVVYSLRNKDIKVAFLKVMGRGKVAW